The Caldicellulosiruptor changbaiensis genome has a segment encoding these proteins:
- the rfbB gene encoding dTDP-glucose 4,6-dehydratase, producing the protein MNLLVTGCAGFIGSNFVYYYLDKYKDRKIIGLDKLTYAGNLENLAKLTPEQKKRFVFVKGDITNRELIEHIFEEFEIDVVINFAAESHVDRSIIDPHVFVKTNVLGTQILLDVAKNFWYKSGKWIDGKRFIQISTDEVYGSLGKTGYFTEKTPLDPHSPYSASKAAADLIVKAYFDTYKMPVNITRCSNNYGPYQFPEKLIPLVINNCLNKRPIPVYGDGLNIRDWLYVEDHCKAIDLVIEKGVIGEIYNIGGHNERTNIEIVKMIINYLKKNFDESISEELIRFVEDRKGHDRRYAIDPSKIMRELGWVPETKFEDGIVKTINWYLNNRDWLNRVTTGKYMEYYDKVYGSR; encoded by the coding sequence ATGAATTTATTGGTGACGGGGTGTGCAGGTTTTATCGGAAGCAACTTTGTATATTATTACCTTGACAAATATAAAGACAGAAAAATAATTGGTTTGGATAAATTAACTTATGCAGGTAATTTAGAAAATTTAGCAAAATTAACACCAGAGCAAAAAAAGAGGTTTGTATTTGTTAAGGGAGATATAACAAATAGAGAACTTATAGAACACATCTTTGAAGAATTCGAGATAGATGTTGTCATAAATTTTGCTGCTGAATCCCATGTTGACAGATCTATTATTGATCCACACGTTTTTGTAAAAACAAATGTATTAGGGACACAGATACTTTTGGATGTTGCAAAGAATTTTTGGTACAAAAGCGGCAAATGGATAGATGGTAAAAGATTTATCCAAATATCTACCGATGAAGTATATGGTTCGTTAGGTAAAACGGGATATTTTACTGAGAAAACGCCTCTTGATCCGCATAGCCCTTATTCAGCAAGCAAGGCAGCGGCAGATTTAATTGTAAAAGCATATTTTGATACGTATAAAATGCCTGTTAACATTACGAGATGTTCTAATAATTATGGTCCTTATCAATTTCCTGAAAAGTTAATTCCACTTGTTATTAATAATTGCTTAAACAAAAGGCCAATTCCTGTTTATGGAGATGGATTAAACATTAGGGACTGGTTATATGTTGAAGACCATTGCAAAGCAATTGATTTGGTGATAGAAAAAGGTGTAATAGGTGAAATTTACAATATTGGAGGTCACAATGAGAGAACTAATATAGAGATTGTAAAGATGATAATTAATTATCTAAAGAAGAATTTTGACGAGTCTATTTCAGAAGAATTAATAAGGTTTGTAGAAGACAGAAAAGGGCACGATAGAAGGTATGCTATTGACCCTTCGAAGATAATGAGGGAATTGGGATGGGTTCCAGAGACAAAATTTGAAGATGGAATAGTTAAGACGATAAATTGGTATTTGAATAATAGGGATTGGTTGAATAGAGTGACAACTGGGAAGTATATGGAGTATTATGATAAAGTTTATGGGAGCAGATGA
- the rfbD gene encoding dTDP-4-dehydrorhamnose reductase, with protein MAENEKGEKKAVKVLITGAAGQLGQAFQRFFTKRGIDYIAADHSMLDITNLSQLREFVKGKDVTHIINCAAYNAVDKAEEDWKTAYLVNGLGVRNLAIISLENKIELVHYSTDYVFDGKKSTPYTIFDTPSPLNKYGESKLLGERFITLTEYYYLIRVSWVFGIGNTNFLKRVFDWSKERHILKIADDEISAPTYTDDLVYATYLLLKERAFGLYHITNTPASRFEWVEYVLRKVGWKGKIERAKKDDFKLPAKRPGYSVLDNFGLKETVNFEMPTWQDATDRYLRQINLI; from the coding sequence ATGGCTGAAAATGAAAAAGGAGAGAAGAAAGCTGTGAAAGTTTTGATTACAGGTGCGGCTGGGCAGTTGGGCCAAGCGTTTCAAAGATTTTTCACAAAAAGAGGTATTGACTATATAGCTGCTGACCATAGTATGCTTGATATAACAAATTTAAGCCAGCTTAGGGAGTTTGTAAAAGGGAAAGATGTAACACACATAATAAATTGTGCAGCTTATAATGCAGTTGATAAAGCTGAAGAAGATTGGAAAACAGCTTATTTAGTGAATGGATTAGGTGTAAGAAATCTTGCTATTATTTCACTTGAGAATAAGATTGAATTAGTACATTACTCTACTGATTATGTTTTTGATGGCAAAAAATCAACTCCTTATACTATCTTTGATACGCCTTCTCCATTAAATAAGTATGGAGAAAGTAAACTATTAGGAGAGAGGTTTATAACTTTGACCGAATATTACTATCTAATACGAGTTAGCTGGGTTTTTGGTATAGGTAATACAAACTTTTTGAAAAGGGTTTTTGATTGGAGCAAGGAAAGACATATATTAAAGATAGCTGATGATGAAATAAGTGCACCTACTTATACAGATGATTTAGTATATGCTACATATTTGTTATTAAAAGAAAGAGCTTTTGGGTTATATCACATAACTAACACTCCTGCTTCAAGATTTGAATGGGTGGAATATGTACTAAGAAAAGTTGGTTGGAAAGGGAAAATTGAAAGAGCAAAAAAAGATGATTTTAAGCTACCTGCTAAAAGACCTGGGTATTCAGTGTTAGATAATTTTGGTTTAAAGGAGACTGTAAATTTTGAGATGCCAACATGGCAAGATGCTACTGACAGGTACTTAAGGCAGATAAATTTGATATAA
- the rfbC gene encoding dTDP-4-dehydrorhamnose 3,5-epimerase, whose amino-acid sequence MAKFKKIETPIKDLFIIEPTIFEDNRGFFMESWNEKEFNEIGLKIKFVQDNHSRSKKGVLRGLHFQEPYPQGKLVRVIRGAIFDVAVDIREDSPTFKKWFGIVLDEHNRRMLYIPEGFLHGFLTLSEWADVLYKTTEYYYKEYDRGIIWNDPDLKIEWPFEEYGIDKVILSEKDSQLPTFKQWLKMKKERRKL is encoded by the coding sequence GTGGCTAAATTCAAAAAAATAGAGACGCCAATAAAAGATTTATTTATAATAGAACCCACAATTTTTGAAGACAATAGAGGTTTTTTTATGGAGAGTTGGAATGAGAAAGAATTCAACGAAATTGGATTAAAGATAAAGTTTGTACAAGATAATCATTCAAGATCTAAGAAGGGGGTATTGAGGGGGCTACATTTTCAAGAACCATATCCACAAGGCAAGCTTGTAAGAGTAATAAGGGGTGCCATTTTTGATGTAGCAGTAGATATAAGAGAAGATTCCCCAACGTTTAAAAAGTGGTTTGGAATTGTCCTTGATGAACACAATAGAAGAATGTTATACATTCCTGAAGGATTTTTACATGGTTTTTTAACACTTAGTGAATGGGCAGATGTGTTGTATAAAACTACAGAATACTATTATAAAGAATATGATAGAGGAATAATCTGGAATGATCCTGACTTAAAGATAGAATGGCCTTTTGAAGAATATGGAATAGACAAAGTAATTTTGTCGGAGAAAGATAGTCAATTACCTACTTTTAAGCAATGGCTGAAAATGAAAAAGGAGAGAAGAAAGCTGTGA
- the rfbA gene encoding glucose-1-phosphate thymidylyltransferase RfbA — protein sequence MKAIILAGGSGTRLYPLTKAISKQLLPVYDKPMIYYPLSTVLLAGIREILLITNPEYVELYRNLLQDGSQIGVHIQYAVQEIPRGLPDAFIIGEKFINSDKCMLILGDNIFYGQGFSNLLKKAVKLEKGALIFGYYVKDPRAYGVVEFDSNMNVISIEEKPEKPKSNYAIPGIYFFDDKVVELTKTLRPSKRGELEITDLIKKYLELGELKVELFGRGFMWLDMGTFDGLLEASNFVETIQKRQGFYIGCIEEVAYRMGYIDKEQLYKLGYKMRNSEYGRYLMELAGES from the coding sequence ATGAAGGCAATAATTTTAGCCGGTGGAAGTGGCACAAGATTATATCCTCTCACAAAGGCAATAAGTAAACAGCTGCTACCTGTGTATGATAAACCTATGATTTATTATCCACTTTCGACTGTTTTACTTGCAGGAATAAGAGAGATTCTTTTGATTACAAATCCTGAATATGTAGAGCTGTATAGAAATTTATTACAAGATGGTTCACAAATAGGAGTACATATTCAATATGCGGTTCAAGAAATTCCACGTGGATTACCTGATGCATTTATCATTGGTGAAAAGTTTATTAATTCTGACAAATGTATGCTCATACTGGGGGACAACATATTTTATGGACAAGGCTTTAGTAACTTGTTAAAAAAAGCTGTTAAATTAGAAAAAGGGGCGCTTATCTTCGGATATTATGTCAAGGACCCTCGAGCATATGGTGTGGTTGAGTTTGATTCTAACATGAATGTTATTTCAATTGAAGAAAAGCCCGAAAAGCCAAAATCGAATTATGCAATACCTGGTATTTACTTTTTTGATGACAAAGTAGTTGAACTGACAAAAACCCTCAGACCCTCTAAAAGAGGTGAGTTAGAAATAACAGATTTGATAAAAAAATATTTAGAATTAGGAGAGCTAAAAGTTGAACTATTTGGGCGAGGGTTTATGTGGTTAGATATGGGAACTTTTGATGGACTTCTTGAAGCCTCGAATTTTGTTGAAACAATTCAAAAAAGACAAGGGTTTTACATAGGATGTATAGAAGAAGTGGCTTATAGAATGGGATATATCGATAAAGAACAGTTATATAAATTAGGATACAAAATGAGAAACAGTGAATATGGAAGGTATCTTATGGAATTGGCAGGTGAAAGTTAA
- a CDS encoding class I SAM-dependent methyltransferase, whose translation MNITNMYHTKEDKYFKGVRYDVINIIPEGESRILEVGCGSGATLLRLKEIGKANFIMGIDIIEFEEQKKLDKFIMGDIETIDVSNYQDYFDVIICADVLEHLKDPWETTKKLANCLKPNGILVASIPNIREISTIYKIVIKGDFKYEDSGILDKTHLRFFCKKNVLQLFKNADLEVEQIKPSFLFWETRGKRYWLNKLTFNFFHEFFTPQFLIVARKK comes from the coding sequence ATGAACATTACCAATATGTATCATACTAAGGAGGACAAATATTTTAAAGGCGTAAGATATGATGTAATTAATATTATACCTGAAGGCGAAAGTCGCATATTAGAAGTGGGTTGTGGCTCAGGTGCTACGCTTTTAAGATTAAAAGAGATAGGTAAAGCTAATTTTATTATGGGGATAGATATTATCGAGTTTGAAGAACAGAAAAAATTAGATAAATTTATTATGGGTGATATTGAAACTATAGACGTTAGTAATTATCAGGATTATTTTGATGTAATAATTTGTGCTGATGTCTTAGAACACTTAAAAGACCCGTGGGAGACTACAAAAAAATTAGCAAACTGTTTGAAGCCAAATGGCATTTTAGTTGCTAGTATACCAAATATTAGAGAAATAAGTACAATTTATAAGATAGTTATTAAAGGTGACTTTAAATATGAAGATAGTGGAATTTTAGATAAAACTCATTTACGATTTTTTTGTAAAAAAAATGTTTTGCAACTATTTAAGAATGCAGACTTAGAAGTAGAACAGATAAAACCCTCATTTCTTTTTTGGGAAACCAGAGGCAAACGATATTGGCTAAATAAATTAACATTTAATTTTTTCCATGAATTTTTTACGCCTCAATTTCTGATAGTTGCAAGAAAGAAATAA
- a CDS encoding glycosyltransferase family 2 protein, translating into MNGINNFCSFYVLLVIIFIQQPKIVIIKNEKNLGFSAANNIGIKYALENGCEYVLLLNNDTEIDKDLIKNMVKASIENNNAIISPKIYYYDSPNKIWSAGGSLNWKKGLSFHYGVNKIDKGQFDVQKEIDFATGCCILIHKSVFDKIGFLAEEYFLYFEDTDFCVRAKKAGIKILYEPSAKLWHKVSGTTGGEESLISLYYCNRNRLYFNNKFNKKNKFYYLSYFFVTRMVKFLIWLIKGQKDKIRIVLKAIRDYRNNKMGYVEI; encoded by the coding sequence ATGAATGGAATCAATAACTTTTGCTCATTTTATGTATTATTGGTAATAATTTTTATTCAACAACCTAAAATTGTTATAATAAAAAATGAAAAGAATTTAGGGTTTTCGGCTGCTAATAATATTGGTATAAAATATGCATTGGAAAATGGATGTGAATATGTACTTTTACTTAACAATGATACAGAAATAGATAAAGATTTAATAAAAAATATGGTTAAGGCATCCATAGAAAATAATAATGCAATTATTTCACCTAAAATATATTACTATGATAGTCCAAATAAAATTTGGTCGGCGGGGGGAAGTTTGAACTGGAAAAAAGGGCTAAGCTTTCATTATGGAGTTAATAAAATAGATAAAGGACAGTTTGATGTACAAAAAGAAATAGATTTTGCTACGGGATGTTGCATTTTAATACATAAATCAGTTTTTGATAAAATAGGTTTTTTAGCAGAAGAGTATTTTCTTTACTTTGAGGATACTGATTTCTGTGTAAGAGCTAAAAAAGCAGGTATTAAAATTTTATATGAGCCTTCTGCAAAGCTTTGGCATAAAGTTAGTGGTACCACCGGAGGGGAAGAATCATTAATAAGTCTGTATTATTGCAATAGAAATAGGCTTTATTTTAATAATAAGTTTAACAAAAAGAACAAGTTTTATTATTTATCCTATTTTTTTGTAACTCGAATGGTAAAGTTTTTAATTTGGCTAATCAAAGGACAAAAAGATAAAATAAGGATTGTTTTGAAAGCAATTAGGGATTATAGAAATAATAAAATGGGATACGTAGAGATTTAA
- a CDS encoding glycosyltransferase family 2 protein: MTSPKVGVVIVNYNGERYISTCVRSVLKSSYENYLVIVVDNASRDNSVRLLEEEFNNKIVMRLLNKRNNHIK; encoded by the coding sequence ATGACAAGTCCGAAAGTCGGGGTTGTAATTGTAAATTATAATGGTGAAAGATATATAAGCACTTGTGTTAGAAGTGTATTGAAATCATCTTATGAAAATTATTTAGTGATTGTAGTTGATAATGCATCAAGGGATAATTCTGTCAGATTACTTGAGGAAGAATTTAATAATAAAATTGTTATGAGGTTGTTGAATAAAAGAAATAACCATATAAAGTAA
- a CDS encoding glycosyltransferase, producing MRVLMVSGSYPNMKCGVGDYTKILANFVNKTGVELKVLTTKNEKVVLDGICEPIILDWNLQCIKEIYDYVNKNNIDVIHIQYPTKGYGYKIGINLLPLYIKMKDMVFQKKTRIITTLHEFSQSHILRKISIIPLVLFSDKIILTNNEEKKIILKFFLFLKKDKFEVINIGSNILPDKSSENNENKLCTNNHTISYFGFIRPDKGLEILLRAIVLTKVYTEDDFKLNILAELDDSDEYHCKIKKLLKQLNIDKNKIEITGYLTESQVSEYLKASNLCVLPFRDGLTYRRGSFIASVVHNVPVLSTYTKLTSPDLLEIFKDYLVKPNDVVGLSRNIDKFFYDMEYRNRLIAKTNQIKNLFDWEKIANKHKSLYYELGLRD from the coding sequence ATGAGAGTATTGATGGTATCGGGTTCATACCCTAACATGAAGTGTGGAGTTGGAGATTATACTAAGATCTTAGCGAATTTCGTAAACAAAACTGGCGTTGAATTAAAAGTTTTAACTACAAAAAACGAAAAAGTGGTATTAGATGGAATTTGTGAGCCTATAATTTTAGATTGGAATTTGCAGTGCATTAAAGAGATATATGATTATGTCAATAAAAATAATATTGATGTGATTCATATACAGTACCCCACAAAAGGATATGGATACAAAATTGGCATAAATTTGTTACCATTATATATAAAGATGAAAGATATGGTTTTCCAAAAGAAAACAAGGATTATTACAACATTACATGAATTTAGTCAGTCGCACATTTTGAGAAAAATATCGATTATTCCACTTGTGTTATTTAGTGATAAAATTATTTTAACCAATAACGAAGAGAAGAAAATAATTCTTAAATTTTTTCTTTTCCTTAAAAAAGATAAATTTGAAGTAATAAATATAGGTTCAAATATTTTGCCAGATAAATCTTCTGAAAATAATGAAAATAAATTATGTACCAATAATCATACAATTAGTTATTTTGGTTTTATTAGGCCTGACAAAGGCTTAGAAATATTATTAAGAGCAATCGTTTTGACAAAAGTATATACTGAAGATGATTTTAAGTTAAATATTTTAGCTGAATTAGATGATAGTGATGAATATCATTGTAAAATAAAAAAATTGTTAAAACAATTAAACATTGACAAAAACAAGATAGAAATAACTGGATATTTAACAGAATCTCAAGTATCAGAATATTTAAAAGCATCAAATTTATGTGTGTTACCCTTTAGAGACGGTTTAACATATAGAAGAGGAAGTTTTATAGCTTCTGTTGTTCATAATGTTCCAGTTTTATCAACTTATACAAAATTGACATCTCCGGATTTGTTAGAGATTTTCAAAGATTATCTTGTAAAACCTAATGATGTGGTAGGGTTGTCAAGAAATATTGATAAATTTTTCTATGATATGGAATATAGGAACAGGCTAATTGCAAAAACAAATCAAATCAAGAATTTATTCGATTGGGAGAAAATAGCTAACAAACATAAATCACTTTACTATGAGTTGGGGTTGAGAGATTAA